Below is a genomic region from Nitrospira sp..
CGCCGTTCCGTCTGGTCGGCGATGCCGACCAGCAGGCCAAGTGGTATCACAAATTGAAAGCGGCCCATGTCGCGTCGCTCCAGACCGGACAACCGTTCGAGCATCCACTCAAAGGACCTGTTACGCTGCGATGGCGAAGCTAGGGTTCGTCCTCGTCCATCTCGGGTTGCTTGTCGGTCTTGCCTCAATAGGGTGTCCCACTCCGGTCGCCGCTCAAGCCGCACGGATTGTGTCAGTGCCCACGCTGGGCGTGCGGACCGACGGCTTGCCTGGCGTGATCAATCAGGTCTTGATTCAATTTGAGCGAATTCCTGTTCAGCACGGTCCCGTCCTTGATTTCAATGAAATCAATCTGGGCGGAGGTTCTCTGGTGGGTGAGGAGTGGAAAGACGGAGTACGCCATGCCGTGCAGGCCGTCGCCAGGCTCGTGGGAGAGGACGGACATGATTGGCGGATCACATTGAAGAACCGGGCTGTGACGGCTGTGACGGACGGCCGAAGTTCGAGCGGTGCCATTGCGGTCGGCATTCTGGCTGCCTATAGAGGCGATGCCCTGAGGTCGGATATCGCGGTATCCGGGGTGATTACGCCGGATGGGCGGCTCGACGTGGTGGGCGGCTTGCCAAGTAAGCTGGAGGCGGCTGCCGGGGGGCAATATCGATCGTTGGTGATCTCACGCCATCAACCCTATACCTCGGATTGGCCTCAAGGTGAAGAAGCGGCGGCTCGATTGCGCATCGCGCTGATTCAGGTTCGTACGTTGACTGAGGCGTACGAGGCGATGACCGGAGGCGGGCGCTAACGTTCTTTCGATTCAGTCGGGAGGATGAGTTCCATAGCCCGGCGGATCTGAGCACGGGAACCGAGCAGGACCACAATATCGCCGGGGAGCAGTTTGGTTTTTTCCGACGGGTTTGATTCGGTGACCCCCGCTCTGGTCCAGGCAATGACCGAGGCTCCGGTCCGTGGTCGCAACGAAAGCTGGGAAAGCAGTTTCCCGGCCGCCGGCGAGCCGTCTTCAATCCGGCAGGTCTCTACTTCCACATCGCTGAGTGTTCCGCCGCGGAGATGATGCGCCAGTTCCGGCAAGTCGCTCCGGCGCAGCAGGGCGTAGCCTTCCCGGCGCACCTGCTCGGCTTTCCGCATGACGAATTCCTGCGGCATGTTGTAGGTGCGGAGGACCAGGGCAAAGATTTCAATCGAGGTTTCAAACTCCTCCGGCACCACGTCATCGGCGCCGAGTTGATGGAGTTCTTCCAGCTCCCGCAGGTAGCGGGTCCGTACTACGATGTGGAGTTTCGGATTCAAGCCTCTGGCGACTTGGACGGTGCGTCTGGCCATGAAGGGATCGGAGATCGCGACGACCAGCACACGCGCATCTTCGATCTTCACATGGCGGAGCACGTTCGGATTGGTCGCATCGCCGTAGTACAGCGGGAGCC
It encodes:
- a CDS encoding S16 family serine protease, producing MAKLGFVLVHLGLLVGLASIGCPTPVAAQAARIVSVPTLGVRTDGLPGVINQVLIQFERIPVQHGPVLDFNEINLGGGSLVGEEWKDGVRHAVQAVARLVGEDGHDWRITLKNRAVTAVTDGRSSSGAIAVGILAAYRGDALRSDIAVSGVITPDGRLDVVGGLPSKLEAAAGGQYRSLVISRHQPYTSDWPQGEEAAARLRIALIQVRTLTEAYEAMTGGGR